Within the Verrucomicrobiia bacterium genome, the region TCCTGGTCGAAGTGGTCACCCTCTTCCTCATTCTGCTCCTCCTCGGACGCTTTCCGAAATCAGCCGAGGAGGGCGAGGTTTCCTGGCAGGCACCCGGCTGGCGGCAGGCCATCAACGCCGGTCTGGCCGCAGGCGTGGGCATTCTAACCACCGCCCTCATCCTGGTCGCCACCAGTCAACCGGCGCAACAACGCCTGGGTGACTTTTTCCTGGCCCAAACTGTGCCGCTGGCCGAGGGACGCAACGCCGTGAACACCATTCTCGTGGACTTTCGCGGTTTCGACACCCTGGGCGAGATCGCCGTGCTGCTCATTGCCACCCTCGGTGGACTGGGGCTGTTAATGCGCTATAAGCGCACCCGCGAGGAATACCAGCAGGGACCGCTGGGCCCGCCGGGCTTTGGCACGCTGCCCCCCGAAAAGGAGGAACCATGAAAGGGCCAGAATCATTCATTTTTAGGACCATGGTGCGGGTGGCCTTTTTCATCATCAACCTGCTCGCCCTCTACCTGCTGCTGCGCGGCCATAACTACCCCGGCGGCGGCTTCATCGGCGGACTCGCCGCCGCCATCTCGCTGGTCTTGCTCAGCCTGGCGCTGGGACTGGAAGAAATGCACCGCGTGCTGCGTTTCGATCCCGTTCGCCTCGCCGCCGCGGGCCTGTTGCTGGCCACAGCCACCGGCCTCCTTCCTGTCCTGGCCGGACGGCCTTTCCTGGAACATTTCCATGCGCAGTGGGAGCATGTGCCATTTCTGGGCAAACTGCATGTGGGCACCCCCCTGCTTTTCGACCTGGGCGTGTTCCTGGTGGTGGTGGGAGTGACCACAAAAATTATTTTCGTCCTGGCCAAATCCACCGCCGGCCTCCGGGCCCTGGTGCAGGACGAGGAGGCGCGCTACAGCTCACCCCGCGAAACCCCCATCGAAGACGCCTGGACAGCCGCCGACGAGACCGCTCCCGCAGCCCCGAGAAAGGAGGACGACGATGCAAATTGAAACCGCCATCCTCGTGGGCGTCATGTTTGCCTGCGCCACCTATCTGGTGCTGCAACGCAGCTTCGTTAAAATCCTGTTTGGCTTCGTCATCCTTTCCAACGCCGCCAACCTGCTCGTTTTGAGCATGTCCGGCCTGCCGGAAGGCAAGGCACCACCCATCGTGGGCAATCCCCCGGCCCCGATGGTGGATCCGCTGCCCCAGGCCTTGATTCTCACCGCCATCGTGATCGGCTTTGGGGTGGTGGCTTATCTGGTCTTGTTGCTTTACCGGCTGTTTTTGGATCAGCGCACCACCAATGCCGCTGAGTTGTACGCTGAGTCAGAATCTCCTCCCCGCGAATGAACTGGGCTGCCACACCCCTCTTGCTGCCGCTGCTCACCGCCCTGCTGCTGCTGTTCGGGCGGCCGGGAGTGGGCCGCCGATGGCTGGCCGGTATTTCAGCCGCGCTGCAACTGGGGGCCGCCCTGTATTTACTGAGCTGCGCTTTTCAAGGTCATACCTTCGTCCTGCCCGTTGGCCGCTGGGCCGCTCCCGTGGGCATTGTGTTGGTGGTGGACACGCTCTCCGCGGTCATGGTCTGCCTGACCTCGCTGATTGCCCTGGCCACTCTGCTCTATGGCTTTGCCGAAAGCCCCGTCAGCATCGAGCATCCCTTGCGCCTGCCGCTGGTGCAATTCCTGGTGCTGGGCATCAACCTCTCCTTCTGCACGGGGGACTTGTTCAACTTGTTTGTCGGCTTTGAGGTCATGTTGATTGCGTCGTATGCCCTGCTCACCCTCGAAGCCGATGACTGGGACATCAAACAGGCCTATCCCTACGTGGCCATCAACCTGGTGGGCAGCGCCCTCTTTCTCTGTGCCGCCGGCCTGGCTTACGGTTTGTTTGGCACGCTGAACTTCGCCGACATCGCCCTCCGCAGCGCCAGCATGGGCGGCGATCCCCGCGTGCAAACGCTGGCCATGTTGCTGCTGGTGGTCTTTGGCATCAAAGCCGGTCTCTTTCCGCTTTATTACTGGCTGCCCAACAGTTACCCCACCCTCCCCATCCCGCTGGCAGCCTTGTACGCCGGCATGTTGACCAAAGTGGGCGTGTACGTGCTGGCCCGTGTGTTTGGGACCGTGCTGCCGCATGACCTGCATTTTGCGCATCAACTCCTCGCCGCCCTGGCGGGGCTGACCATGGTGATCGCCGTGCTGGGCGCCCTTTCACGCCAGTTCATTCGAGGCATTCTTTCCTTCCACATCCTCAGTCAGATTGGCTTCATGGTGCTGGCCCTCGGCTTTTTCACGCCCCTGGCCTTCGCCGCCGCCATCTTCTACATCATTCATCACATCATCGTGAAAGCCTCGCTGTTTCTCATCGGCGGAGTGGCGGCGGAACTGAACGGCACCGACAACCTGGCCCGCGGCGGCCAACTCTGGCGGCATGCCCCATGGCTGGGCGTCCTGTTTCTTGCCCAGGCTCTTTCCCTGGCCGGCCTGCCTCCGCTGAGCGGTTTTTGGGGAAAATATGTCATCCTGGTGGTGGGTTTCGAGCAGGGGCGCTACGTGCTCGTTCTGGCCGCGCTGGTGGCCAGTTTGTTGACACTGATGAGCATGTTAAAGATTTGGAATGCCACCTTCTGGGGCGGTAATGACCGCACCCCGGTGCGGTTGAACAGCCCGCGCTGGCGGCGCATGACCATGGTGGTGGCCGGATTGACGGCCATCTCCCTCGCCATTGGTCTGGGCGCGGAGGCGATCATGCAAGTCGCCCTCAAGGCCGCAACCCAAACCCTGGATCAACCAGGCTACGCCGCCGCGGTGTTTAAGGCCCTGGGCAAAGGAGGCCCCCCATGAAAGCCTTCGCCTTGAATCTGCTCATCGCCACGATCTGGCTGCTGCTCAGCCAGTCCCCCTCGCCCGCCGTGTTTGCTCTGGGATTTCTGGCGGGCTTCCTGCTTCTCGCCGCCTTCAAAAGTGTGGTGGGCGCCGAAGATTACATTCGCCGCTGGGTTGGCCTGGTGCGCTTTATTCTCCTCTTCACCCGGGAATTCATTACGGCCAATCTCAACGTGGCGTGGACGGTTTTGTTTCGCCCACCCACCACCCTGCGGCCCGGCTTTGTGACCTACGACGTCAGCGGTCTGAGCCGCACCGAAATTTTGATTCTTTCGTATTGCCTCACCCTCACGCCCGGCACCACCACCGTGGACATCAGTCCCGATTTCAAAACGCTGGTGTTCCATGCCCTGGACGCGCAGGAGCCGGAACAGCTCCGCGCCCAGTTGGACAACAAACTCAAACCCGCCCTGCTGGCGTTCACACGATGATCCATCTCACCATCCTGTTGTCCTTTGTCCTCCTGTTTGTGGCCATCCTCCTGGGATTGTACCGGCTGGCGCGTGGCCCCACCGTGCTGGATCGCGTGCTGGCATTTGATTTGATCACCACCTGCGCCGTGGGCATGATCATTCTGCTCTCCATCCAATGGCAGACGCCCCTTTTCCTGGAGCTGATTCTGGTTTTTGCGCTGCTCGGTTTCCTGACCACCGTGGCGTTTGTGGTCCACCTGCGCCAGACCC harbors:
- a CDS encoding proton-conducting transporter membrane subunit; the encoded protein is MNWAATPLLLPLLTALLLLFGRPGVGRRWLAGISAALQLGAALYLLSCAFQGHTFVLPVGRWAAPVGIVLVVDTLSAVMVCLTSLIALATLLYGFAESPVSIEHPLRLPLVQFLVLGINLSFCTGDLFNLFVGFEVMLIASYALLTLEADDWDIKQAYPYVAINLVGSALFLCAAGLAYGLFGTLNFADIALRSASMGGDPRVQTLAMLLLVVFGIKAGLFPLYYWLPNSYPTLPIPLAALYAGMLTKVGVYVLARVFGTVLPHDLHFAHQLLAALAGLTMVIAVLGALSRQFIRGILSFHILSQIGFMVLALGFFTPLAFAAAIFYIIHHIIVKASLFLIGGVAAELNGTDNLARGGQLWRHAPWLGVLFLAQALSLAGLPPLSGFWGKYVILVVGFEQGRYVLVLAALVASLLTLMSMLKIWNATFWGGNDRTPVRLNSPRWRRMTMVVAGLTAISLAIGLGAEAIMQVALKAATQTLDQPGYAAAVFKALGKGGPP
- a CDS encoding NADH-quinone oxidoreductase subunit K, whose translation is MQIETAILVGVMFACATYLVLQRSFVKILFGFVILSNAANLLVLSMSGLPEGKAPPIVGNPPAPMVDPLPQALILTAIVIGFGVVAYLVLLLYRLFLDQRTTNAAELYAESESPPRE
- a CDS encoding Na+/H+ antiporter subunit E, whose amino-acid sequence is MKAFALNLLIATIWLLLSQSPSPAVFALGFLAGFLLLAAFKSVVGAEDYIRRWVGLVRFILLFTREFITANLNVAWTVLFRPPTTLRPGFVTYDVSGLSRTEILILSYCLTLTPGTTTVDISPDFKTLVFHALDAQEPEQLRAQLDNKLKPALLAFTR
- a CDS encoding monovalent cation/H+ antiporter complex subunit F, giving the protein MIHLTILLSFVLLFVAILLGLYRLARGPTVLDRVLAFDLITTCAVGMIILLSIQWQTPLFLELILVFALLGFLTTVAFVVHLRQTRQPPSSTPATVEARKKL
- a CDS encoding Na(+)/H(+) antiporter subunit B (subunit B of antiporter complex involved in resistance to high concentrations of Na+, K+, Li+ and/or alkali), coding for MVRVAFFIINLLALYLLLRGHNYPGGGFIGGLAAAISLVLLSLALGLEEMHRVLRFDPVRLAAAGLLLATATGLLPVLAGRPFLEHFHAQWEHVPFLGKLHVGTPLLFDLGVFLVVVGVTTKIIFVLAKSTAGLRALVQDEEARYSSPRETPIEDAWTAADETAPAAPRKEDDDAN